In Paralichthys olivaceus isolate ysfri-2021 chromosome 12, ASM2471397v2, whole genome shotgun sequence, the genomic window CATTGTTTCAGTGCCAtggacaaagaaaataaattacataGTCAATCAATACTATTCATTGTGAGATTGTTATGTATTTGTTCAAATTTTAACCCTCCTATTGTCCTTGGGGTCATTTTGACACCATTCAATGTTTAATGTCTGTACATTTAAAGGAATagtgaatattcattttttggCTTGACATTTAACgtatttttctaatttattgatTTATGATTTAATGTCAATGACCTGGATGCATAGTGTACACCCAGGACCCAGGCTGTTTTAGATGTGTagaacaaaatatttgaagtatcaatgttttacacatatttatattggtTGTTTAGATGATATCGAGGTCACCATAACATCTACTTTTCTAATCATTAAAACTCTTCCCTCTGCTTTGGAGCCTAATCTACCGACCATAACTGTCGTGTGAGAACCACTGATGGTTCATCAGACATGGGGAGACATGCACAGCAGCTTTCTGAACCATTTCCCTTGGGGCTCTATGTGCTTTGTGTTATACTTCTCTAATCAGTCCTAATGTAACTCTTATCTTTAACCAAGCTTGTTACAGACTCTATTCCTACTTGACGGGAACGTGCTACAGTTCTACTGTTCCACAAAACTGGTCAAGTGTCAGACCTTAACCTTTGTGTCGTGTTCGGGTCAAATCTGACCGATTTCCATTTCGATCAatcataaatattgtgttttacattttattgtctcaAGGGCTTATGATATCCTCCACACTAGgcatttgaacatttacaaTTGCTGATCACTACTTTCATTGAATTTTGAGTTGTTTAGTCAACTTTGTAACACCTGTGGTGTTCCCGGTCAAAAATGACCGCCATAGGAAATGAATGGGTGACCCTAGATTGTGTTCATTCATCAGATAGTACACAACcacaaatccaccaccaccaccacacgcacacacaaacacacctacacgcacacacgcacacacacacctacacacacacacgcacgcacgcacatacacgcacgcacgcacatacacgcacgcacacacacacacactccaccccaCGTGAACCCCTTTCAGACTGACCATGTGTCCTCTCTTTCCCGTGCTTATGTGCCTGTCCCCCTACGTGAACCACACCTTCCAGACTAAACGTGTAACACTTCAAAGTTACCAATTAGGTGTTTGTTATGGGAACCTGGCTCTTTCCCGGGCTAATGTGTCCATCCCCCCACGTGAACCACACTTTCGATACAAAACGTATGATATCTTCTCACAGATCCCCTATATATAGCTTGCTTGTGCATTGCTCTTATTTTACTCTGAACACAATGAGTCGGCGCCCGATCAGACGTTTTTCTGTCAGAGAGGctcttgaccttttttttcaaactgatgAAGACGGGATTGGAGTTGAACCAGAAATAGAGGAGGATGTTTCAGAAATAGAAGACAACGATCCTGATTTTGATCCAGTGGAAGACACAGCTGAGGTGACATTCCAGTCCAAGGATGGCAACTTGCTCTGGTATTCATCCCCCcaggacagaggaggcagaaCAAGAGGGGAAAATATCATTAGGATGTCACCAGGGCCAACACGGTATGCAACATCTCGTGTGGATGACATCAAGTCCAGCTTCCAACTCTTTTTACCAGAGTCCATTGTGGAAATTATACTGGCGATGACAAACCTGGAAGGGAGGCGTGTGTTTGCGGACACATGGAAGGCCTTGGACCAGGTAGACCTCCAAGCCTACATGGGTCTGTTGATTCTAGCAGGAGTACATCGGTCCAACAATGAGGCTACAAAAAGTCTGTGGGATGCAGAGTCAGGGAGGCCTATATTCCGGTCAACTATGTCCCTGCAACAGTTTCATGTCCTCTCAAGAATTATCAGATTTGATGACAGAGCTACACGACCTTTCCGCTGGCGAGACGACAAACTGGCTGCCATCAGGAACGTTTGGGACAGGTGGGTGGAGCGCCTACCACTGATGTACAATCCAGGCCCTGAGGTGACAGTGGACGAGCGCCTGGTCCCTTTCAGAGGTCGCTGTCCATTCAAACAGTACATCCCAAGCAAACCAGGCAAGTATGGGATCAAGATCTGGGCAGCATGTGATGCCAGGAGCAGCTACGCCTGGAATATGCAGGTTTACACAGGGAAACCTGTTACTGGAAGGCCAGAAAAAACCCAAGGCATGCGTGTTGTGTTGGATATGACAGCCGGTCTCAAGGGGCATAACATCACATGTGATAACTCCtgtgtctgaacacacacacacacacacacacacacacacaatgtgttcatgttgATGTTCTGATGTTCTGTGAATTTGgtctctgttttgatttttctacaataaatgttaattttggAATACAACTTTCAATTTCTGTGTCTATTCACTGCAGTTATTCATGTAGCCAGTAGTCTGAGACATTGTTTACAGGTTAAAAGGGAGTTAAATACAATTTGGTGACGATCAATggtttttgtgttaatgtaaGGGCAGTTAAAACAGGCCGGTCAAATTTGACCGGGAGCACCAAAGTAAGGGGGGAGAAACGAACACGACACAAAGGTTAATATCTACAGTCCTACATCCAACCTCTGCTCCTGTGGGGGCGCTAGTGCACCATAGACTTTATTATCAGCGgatccacagaggaggaatacGTCCACCTCTGTCTTCTAACACGTCCTCATGCAGGCTATGAATAGCTGTGATTCCCGCGGATCACACCATTGACTAGAtctcatctgactgaagagaaatgtctggacgaggaaagggagggaaaggtctcggtaaaggaggcgcaaagcgtcaccgcaaagttctccgtgataacatccagggaatcaccaagcccgccatccgccgcctggctcgccgtggcggagtgaagcgtatctccggtctgatctacgaggagacccgcggcgtgttgaaggttttcctggagaatgtcatccgcgatgctgtcacctacaccgagcacgccaagaggaagaccgtgaccgccatggacgtggtgtatgctctgaagagacagggccgcactctgtacggcttcggtggataaactcactttcaacagctcaacaacacaacggctcttttaagagcc contains:
- the LOC138412448 gene encoding piggyBac transposable element-derived protein 4-like, whose translation is MSPGPTRYATSRVDDIKSSFQLFLPESIVEIILAMTNLEGRRVFADTWKALDQVDLQAYMGLLILAGVHRSNNEATKSLWDAESGRPIFRSTMSLQQFHVLSRIIRFDDRATRPFRWRDDKLAAIRNVWDRWVERLPLMYNPGPEVTVDERLVPFRGRCPFKQYIPSKPGKYGIKIWAACDARSSYAWNMQVYTGKPVTGRPEKTQGMRVVLDMTAGLKGHNITCDNSCV